One stretch of Methylopila sp. 73B DNA includes these proteins:
- a CDS encoding cobyrinate a,c-diamide synthase has product MTPALVVAAPASGSGKTTLTLGLLRAFRSAGVAVGSAKIGPDYIDPRFHAAATGRPCLNLDGWAMRRDRVLTLATEAGEGAELLVVEGVMGLFDRAAETGVEGRGGTAEVAGMLDAPVVMVVDTGGMAQSVGALVDGFRRRYPEVAGVVLNRVASPRHEALLREGCAEAGVAVFGALPRRVELKTPSRHLGLVQAEEMSDLEGFLDRAAALVSAHVDLDGIRALARPLPRAVSHVGRPAVPPLGSRIAVASDVAFRFAYPHLLETWRESGAELMPFSPLADEAPAADADAVYLPGGYPELHAGRLAAAGRFRIGMADAVDRGAAVFGECGGYMALGDGLVDADGVRHAMLGLLRLETSFAMRRLHLGYRHATLVADSALGAHGAAYRAHEFHYASVLAETGDPLFQLPDGTRCGLAAGPVSGSFLHLIDGG; this is encoded by the coding sequence ATGACGCCCGCGCTGGTCGTCGCCGCGCCGGCCAGCGGTTCGGGCAAGACCACGCTGACGCTCGGCCTCTTGCGGGCGTTCCGCTCGGCGGGCGTCGCGGTGGGCTCCGCGAAGATCGGGCCGGACTACATCGATCCGCGTTTCCACGCGGCCGCGACCGGACGGCCCTGCCTCAACCTCGACGGCTGGGCGATGCGCCGCGACCGGGTGCTGACGTTGGCGACGGAGGCGGGCGAGGGGGCCGAGCTGCTGGTCGTCGAGGGCGTCATGGGCCTGTTCGACCGCGCGGCCGAGACCGGCGTGGAGGGGCGGGGCGGCACTGCGGAGGTCGCCGGCATGCTGGACGCGCCGGTCGTGATGGTCGTCGACACGGGCGGCATGGCGCAATCGGTCGGCGCGCTGGTCGACGGGTTTCGCCGACGCTACCCCGAGGTCGCGGGCGTGGTGCTGAACCGGGTCGCGAGCCCCCGCCACGAGGCGCTGCTGCGCGAGGGCTGCGCGGAGGCGGGGGTCGCGGTGTTCGGCGCGCTGCCGCGCCGTGTGGAGCTCAAGACGCCGTCGCGGCATCTCGGCCTCGTCCAGGCTGAGGAGATGTCGGACCTCGAGGGCTTCCTCGACCGCGCCGCGGCGCTGGTCTCAGCCCATGTGGACCTCGACGGGATCCGGGCGCTGGCGCGGCCCCTGCCGCGCGCCGTCTCTCACGTCGGCCGCCCGGCGGTTCCGCCGCTGGGCTCCCGCATCGCCGTCGCTTCCGACGTCGCGTTCCGCTTCGCCTATCCCCACCTGCTGGAAACCTGGCGGGAGAGCGGCGCCGAGCTCATGCCGTTCTCGCCGCTGGCCGACGAAGCGCCGGCCGCGGACGCCGACGCGGTCTACCTGCCCGGCGGCTACCCCGAACTCCACGCCGGCCGGCTGGCGGCGGCCGGGCGTTTCCGGATCGGCATGGCCGACGCGGTCGATCGCGGGGCGGCCGTGTTCGGCGAGTGCGGGGGCTACATGGCGCTCGGCGACGGCCTCGTGGACGCGGACGGCGTCCGCCACGCCATGCTCGGCCTGCTCCGGCTCGAGACCTCGTTCGCGATGCGAAGGCTGCATCTGGGCTACCGGCACGCGACGCTCGTCGCGGACAGCGCGCTCGGCGCTCACGGCGCGGCCTACCGGGCGCACGAGTTCCACTACGCCTCGGTGCTCGCCGAGACGGGCGACCCGCTGTTCCAGCTTCCCGACGGAACCCGCTGCGGCCTGGCCGCAGGACCGGTGTCAGGCTCCTTCCTGCACCTCATCGACGGCGGCTGA
- the cobA gene encoding uroporphyrinogen-III C-methyltransferase, with protein sequence MSTASDPARVHSAPVAFDPAFARALPVFAPGAVWLVGAGPGDPGLLTLQAAWGLSQADVVFFDALVNDAVLNFAAPAAELAFVGKRAGCPSPKQSEINARLIDAARAGKRVLRLKGGDPYVFGRGAEEAQGLVAAGVPFRVAPGVTAGVGGLAAAGIPVTHRDVNQSVTFLTAHDASGGLSARLDWAALSAGSPVLVVYMGFRLMRVIAEKLMEAGRPASEPAAIVAQATTPRQKVVRTTLGRLAAGEDAGGLEPPVLVVVGGVVALAPVLGVGGYAAPSDEAGG encoded by the coding sequence ATGTCGACTGCCTCTGATCCCGCGCGCGTTCATTCCGCCCCCGTCGCCTTCGATCCCGCTTTCGCGCGCGCGCTGCCCGTGTTCGCCCCAGGCGCCGTCTGGCTGGTCGGCGCAGGCCCGGGCGATCCCGGCCTGCTGACGCTTCAGGCCGCCTGGGGACTGTCACAGGCCGATGTCGTCTTCTTCGACGCGCTCGTCAACGACGCCGTGCTGAACTTCGCCGCGCCCGCCGCCGAGCTCGCCTTCGTCGGCAAGCGCGCCGGGTGTCCCTCGCCGAAGCAGTCCGAGATCAACGCCCGGCTGATCGACGCCGCCCGCGCGGGCAAGCGCGTGCTGCGACTGAAGGGCGGCGACCCCTACGTCTTCGGGCGCGGGGCCGAAGAGGCTCAGGGGCTCGTCGCGGCCGGCGTGCCGTTCCGGGTCGCGCCGGGGGTGACCGCCGGCGTCGGCGGGCTGGCCGCAGCCGGCATCCCGGTGACGCACCGCGACGTCAACCAGTCCGTCACCTTCCTCACCGCCCACGACGCCTCGGGCGGCCTGTCCGCAAGGCTCGACTGGGCCGCGCTGTCCGCGGGCTCGCCCGTGCTGGTGGTCTACATGGGGTTCCGCCTCATGCGGGTGATCGCCGAGAAGCTGATGGAGGCCGGGCGTCCGGCCTCCGAGCCCGCGGCCATCGTGGCGCAGGCCACCACCCCGCGCCAGAAGGTGGTGCGCACCACGCTGGGCCGGCTCGCCGCAGGCGAGGACGCGGGCGGCCTCGAGCCGCCGGTGCTGGTGGTGGTCGGCGGGGTCGTGGCGCTGGCGCCCGTGCTCGGCGTCGGCGGCTACGCCGCGCCTTCGGATGAGGCTGGCGGATGA
- a CDS encoding cobalt-precorrin-6A reductase — translation MAACPRVLVLGGSSEGFAAAERFSKLGYDVTTSFAGRTGARRQPVGHARVGGFGGAEGLAAYLKAERVALVIDATHPFAARMKANAAAACGTTGTPLIHVERPAWRPQPGDDWRTAPDVTAAAALAPATDGPCFVTVGRQEIAPFAARRDLTLLLRVIDPPDAPFDHPAATFLCDRGPFALEAERQLFATRGIGSVVSKNSGGPAAEAKLVVARELGLPVVMVERPPRPEGVTAESVEEAARLAREMLGLRSD, via the coding sequence ATGGCGGCCTGTCCGCGCGTTCTGGTGCTTGGCGGCTCGTCCGAGGGCTTCGCCGCGGCTGAGCGCTTTTCGAAGCTCGGCTATGACGTCACCACCTCCTTCGCCGGCCGCACCGGCGCGCGGCGCCAGCCCGTGGGACACGCGCGCGTCGGCGGATTCGGCGGCGCGGAGGGGCTCGCGGCCTATCTCAAGGCCGAACGCGTGGCGCTGGTGATTGACGCCACGCACCCTTTCGCCGCCCGCATGAAGGCCAACGCCGCCGCGGCCTGCGGGACGACCGGGACTCCGCTGATTCATGTGGAGCGGCCGGCGTGGCGGCCTCAACCCGGCGACGACTGGCGGACGGCGCCCGACGTGACGGCCGCCGCCGCGCTGGCGCCGGCGACGGACGGCCCCTGCTTCGTCACCGTCGGCCGCCAGGAGATCGCGCCCTTCGCCGCCCGCCGCGACCTGACGCTTCTGCTCCGCGTGATCGACCCGCCCGACGCGCCCTTCGACCATCCGGCGGCGACCTTCCTCTGCGACCGCGGCCCCTTCGCGCTGGAGGCGGAGCGCCAGCTGTTCGCGACACGGGGGATCGGGTCCGTCGTCTCGAAAAACAGCGGCGGCCCGGCGGCGGAGGCGAAACTGGTGGTCGCGCGGGAACTGGGGCTGCCGGTCGTCATGGTGGAGCGACCGCCCCGCCCCGAAGGTGTGACGGCGGAGAGCGTCGAGGAGGCCGCGCGGCTTGCGAGGGAGATGCTCGGGTTGAGATCCGACTGA
- the cbiE gene encoding precorrin-6y C5,15-methyltransferase (decarboxylating) subunit CbiE — MTRSPDHPRWLTVVGVNEDGLDGLGLAARAALATAEKVVGGARHLALIPAEASPKAERHAWPSPMLPFLDVLVSWRGRPAVVLASGDPLLHGVAATLLGRVGPEEMTVLPAPSAFQLACAAMLWPVASTALVTACGRPVETLAAELHDGARIVLFSADGATPAAAAALLVAHGYGDSAVTVLERLGGPHAAATSLPAHAVGDRSFDALTTIAIACVAGPDARLLPRVPGLPDDAFANDGQITRREVRALTLARLAPLPGALLWDVGAGSGSIGIEWMRAARGARAIALEPRADRAARARANAARLGVPTLDVREAAAPEGLAGLPRPDAVFLGGGATAPGALEICWAALKPGGRLVANAVTLETETKLLAARGTLEGDLVRLQIANAEPVGRMTGWRPAMPVTQFVATKPRG; from the coding sequence ATGACCCGCTCCCCTGATCACCCCCGCTGGCTCACCGTGGTCGGCGTCAATGAGGACGGCCTCGACGGTCTCGGCCTCGCGGCCCGCGCGGCGCTCGCGACCGCGGAGAAGGTCGTTGGCGGCGCGCGCCACCTCGCGCTGATCCCGGCCGAGGCGTCTCCGAAGGCCGAGCGCCACGCCTGGCCCTCGCCCATGCTGCCGTTCCTCGACGTGCTCGTCTCCTGGCGCGGCCGGCCGGCCGTCGTGCTGGCGAGCGGCGATCCGCTGCTCCACGGCGTCGCCGCCACGCTGCTCGGGCGGGTGGGGCCTGAGGAGATGACCGTGCTGCCGGCGCCCTCCGCCTTCCAGCTCGCCTGCGCGGCGATGCTGTGGCCGGTCGCCTCCACCGCCCTCGTCACCGCCTGCGGCCGGCCGGTGGAGACGCTCGCGGCCGAGCTTCACGACGGCGCCCGCATCGTGCTGTTCTCCGCCGACGGCGCGACACCCGCCGCGGCCGCCGCGCTGCTGGTCGCCCATGGCTACGGCGACAGCGCGGTCACAGTGCTCGAGCGGCTCGGCGGGCCTCACGCCGCGGCGACGTCGCTGCCCGCCCATGCGGTCGGCGACCGCAGCTTCGACGCGCTCACCACGATCGCGATCGCCTGCGTGGCGGGGCCGGACGCGCGCCTGCTGCCGCGCGTGCCGGGCCTGCCCGACGACGCCTTCGCCAACGACGGCCAGATCACGCGCCGCGAGGTGCGGGCGCTGACGCTGGCGCGGCTCGCTCCCCTCCCCGGCGCTTTGCTCTGGGACGTCGGCGCAGGCTCGGGCTCGATCGGAATCGAATGGATGCGCGCCGCCCGCGGGGCGCGCGCCATCGCGCTGGAGCCGCGCGCAGACCGCGCCGCCCGCGCCCGCGCCAACGCCGCCCGACTCGGCGTCCCCACGCTCGACGTGCGCGAGGCCGCCGCGCCGGAAGGCCTCGCCGGCTTGCCCCGGCCCGACGCGGTGTTCCTCGGCGGCGGCGCGACGGCGCCCGGCGCGTTGGAGATCTGCTGGGCCGCGCTGAAGCCCGGCGGGCGGCTCGTCGCCAACGCCGTGACGCTGGAGACTGAGACGAAGCTGCTCGCAGCGCGCGGGACGCTGGAGGGCGACCTCGTCCGCCTCCAGATCGCGAACGCCGAACCGGTGGGCCGCATGACCGGCTGGCGGCCAGCGATGCCGGTCACCCAGTTCGTCGCCACCAAGCCGCGTGGCTAA
- the cobM gene encoding precorrin-4 C(11)-methyltransferase, producing the protein MTVHFIGAGPGDPDLITVRGRDLIARCPVCLYAGSLVPKAVVAYAPQGARVRDTAGMALEEIVAEFEAAHAAGLDVARVHSGDPSLYGATAEQFSALAARGIPYEITPGVPAFAAAAARLGVELTVPEVVQTVVLSRLSGRASPMPPAETLANVAASRGTLALHLAAKQLPRIAAELTPLYGADCPVALVARATWPDEVIVRGTLADIVEKVAPYGVERTALVLVGWALRGAGDATSALYDAAHDRHLKPATE; encoded by the coding sequence ATGACCGTCCATTTCATCGGCGCAGGCCCTGGCGACCCGGACCTCATCACCGTGCGCGGCCGCGACCTGATCGCCCGCTGCCCCGTCTGCCTCTACGCCGGCTCGCTGGTGCCGAAGGCGGTGGTGGCCTACGCGCCGCAGGGCGCGCGCGTGCGGGACACCGCCGGCATGGCGCTGGAGGAGATCGTCGCCGAATTCGAGGCGGCGCACGCGGCGGGGCTGGACGTCGCGCGCGTGCACTCGGGCGACCCCTCGCTCTACGGCGCGACGGCCGAGCAGTTCTCGGCGCTCGCCGCCCGCGGCATCCCGTACGAGATCACCCCCGGCGTGCCGGCCTTCGCCGCCGCCGCCGCGCGGCTCGGGGTCGAGCTGACGGTGCCCGAAGTCGTGCAAACGGTCGTCCTGTCCCGGCTCTCCGGCCGCGCCTCGCCGATGCCCCCGGCCGAGACGCTTGCGAACGTGGCGGCGTCCCGCGGCACGCTCGCCCTGCACCTCGCCGCGAAGCAGCTTCCCCGCATCGCAGCCGAGTTGACCCCGCTCTACGGGGCGGACTGCCCCGTCGCGCTGGTCGCCCGCGCGACCTGGCCCGACGAGGTCATCGTGCGGGGGACGCTCGCCGACATCGTCGAGAAGGTCGCGCCTTATGGCGTGGAGCGCACGGCGCTGGTGCTGGTGGGCTGGGCGCTCCGGGGCGCAGGCGACGCGACAAGCGCGCTCTACGACGCCGCCCACGACCGGCATCTGAAACCGGCGACGGAGTGA
- the cobJ gene encoding precorrin-3B C(17)-methyltransferase, with product MTRDAAPRPIVFAFNASGAETARRTASAVGGETAGLAGRVTGLDGVFEDAASAVAEAFRAGRPIFGVCAAGILIRLIAPLLRDKHVEPPVLAVSDDGAAVVPLLGGLAGADALARTVAAALGGAAAITGAGARRFGLVLESPPHGYVLANPQDAKRATSDLLAGARARIEGEAPWLRASDLPQGDDGAVLLRVTAEDVPAPADGLLFHPQVLVAAFDRPDMATLEAFDAAVARLALAPAALGAALAPEGAPLHHLFVEALAARGVPLRIVEQRLEDGETIHAEPGLRIHRFPAPVAPEDFGRAPGRVTVVGLGPGPRGWLTPEAAAALDRASDLVGYEPYLAMAPERAGQRRHGSDNRVEVERAQAALTLAAQGREVAVVSSGDAGVFGMAAAVMEALEAAPAGWPSVAVEVTPGVSAMQAAAARLGAPLGHDFATISLSDYLKPWEIIAQRLSAAAEGDFVIALYNPASKTRREQLFRALDILRARRAPETLVALARSVGRTGEGFTLTTLGDLDPDLVDMRTLVLIGSSKTRAFARADGKTWVYTPRSYFADEAG from the coding sequence GTGACGCGCGACGCCGCGCCTCGGCCGATCGTCTTCGCCTTCAACGCCTCCGGCGCCGAGACCGCGCGGCGGACGGCTTCGGCCGTGGGCGGGGAGACGGCGGGCCTCGCAGGCCGCGTCACGGGTCTCGACGGCGTCTTCGAGGACGCCGCCAGCGCGGTGGCGGAGGCGTTTCGCGCGGGCCGGCCGATCTTCGGCGTCTGCGCCGCGGGCATCCTGATCCGCCTGATCGCGCCTCTTCTCCGGGACAAGCATGTGGAGCCGCCGGTGCTGGCGGTGTCCGACGACGGCGCGGCGGTGGTCCCGCTGCTCGGCGGCCTCGCCGGCGCGGATGCTCTGGCGCGGACGGTCGCCGCGGCGCTGGGCGGCGCGGCGGCCATCACCGGCGCGGGCGCCCGCCGCTTCGGTCTCGTGCTGGAAAGCCCGCCGCACGGCTACGTGCTGGCGAACCCGCAGGACGCCAAGCGCGCCACCTCCGACCTGCTGGCCGGCGCCCGCGCCCGGATCGAGGGCGAGGCGCCCTGGCTCCGCGCGTCCGACCTGCCGCAGGGCGACGACGGCGCGGTGCTGCTGCGGGTGACCGCGGAGGACGTTCCCGCGCCGGCCGACGGCCTGCTGTTCCACCCGCAGGTGCTGGTCGCGGCCTTCGACCGGCCCGACATGGCGACGCTCGAGGCCTTCGACGCCGCGGTGGCGCGGCTCGCCCTGGCGCCGGCCGCGTTGGGGGCGGCGCTGGCGCCGGAAGGCGCGCCGCTGCACCACCTCTTCGTCGAGGCGCTCGCCGCGCGCGGCGTTCCGCTCAGGATCGTCGAGCAGCGGCTGGAGGACGGCGAGACGATCCACGCCGAGCCCGGCCTGCGCATCCATCGCTTTCCGGCGCCCGTCGCGCCCGAGGATTTTGGGCGCGCGCCCGGCCGCGTGACGGTGGTCGGCCTCGGCCCCGGCCCGCGCGGCTGGCTGACCCCGGAGGCGGCGGCGGCGCTCGACCGCGCCTCCGATCTCGTGGGCTACGAGCCCTATCTCGCCATGGCGCCGGAGCGCGCCGGCCAGCGCCGCCACGGCTCCGACAACCGCGTCGAAGTCGAGCGCGCGCAGGCGGCGCTGACGCTCGCGGCTCAAGGGCGCGAGGTGGCGGTGGTCTCCTCCGGCGACGCCGGCGTGTTCGGCATGGCGGCGGCCGTGATGGAGGCGCTGGAGGCGGCGCCCGCGGGCTGGCCCTCGGTCGCGGTCGAGGTCACGCCCGGCGTCTCCGCCATGCAGGCCGCCGCCGCCCGCCTCGGCGCGCCTCTCGGCCACGATTTTGCGACCATCTCGCTGTCGGACTACCTGAAGCCCTGGGAGATCATCGCCCAGCGGCTCTCCGCCGCGGCCGAGGGCGACTTCGTCATCGCGCTCTACAACCCGGCCTCCAAGACCCGCCGCGAGCAGCTCTTCCGTGCGCTGGACATCCTCCGCGCCCGGCGCGCGCCGGAGACGCTGGTGGCGTTGGCGCGCAGCGTCGGTCGGACAGGCGAAGGCTTCACCCTGACGACGCTGGGCGACCTCGACCCCGACCTTGTCGACATGCGCACGCTGGTGCTGATCGGATCGTCCAAAACCCGCGCCTTCGCCCGCGCCGACGGCAAGACGTGGGTCTACACGCCCCGCAGTTATTTCGCTGACGAGGCGGGCTGA
- a CDS encoding precorrin-2 C(20)-methyltransferase, producing MTAPGRLSGVGVGPGDPELLTLKALRLIQQAQVIAYPAAKAGNGVALAAARPHLRPDQELLPLVYPVTASPEADLPSYPQVMRDFYNASAEDIASRLDRGLDVCVLCEGDPFFYGSFIYWHHRLKDRYETTVTPGVSSVMAAPVALGRPLVLRRDTVTVIPGTLPAEELTRRLAAADAAVVMKLGRTFAKVRASLDAAGVLERAFYVERASQERERVLPAAEVDPASVPYFSIIVLPGLETP from the coding sequence ATGACCGCCCCCGGACGACTTTCCGGCGTCGGCGTCGGGCCCGGCGATCCGGAGCTCCTGACGCTGAAGGCGCTGCGCCTGATCCAGCAGGCGCAGGTCATCGCCTATCCCGCCGCCAAGGCCGGCAACGGCGTGGCGCTCGCCGCCGCCCGCCCGCATCTCCGCCCCGACCAGGAGCTGCTGCCGCTGGTCTATCCGGTGACGGCGAGCCCGGAGGCGGATCTGCCGTCCTACCCGCAGGTGATGCGCGACTTCTACAACGCGAGCGCCGAGGACATCGCCTCCCGCCTGGACCGTGGCCTCGACGTCTGCGTGCTGTGCGAGGGCGACCCGTTCTTCTACGGCTCCTTCATCTATTGGCACCACCGCCTGAAGGACCGCTACGAGACCACGGTGACGCCGGGCGTCTCCTCGGTGATGGCGGCCCCGGTCGCGCTCGGCCGTCCGCTGGTGCTCCGCCGCGACACCGTCACCGTCATCCCCGGCACGCTGCCGGCGGAGGAGCTGACGCGACGGCTCGCCGCCGCCGACGCCGCCGTCGTCATGAAGCTCGGCCGCACCTTCGCAAAGGTCCGCGCGTCGCTGGACGCCGCCGGCGTGCTGGAGCGGGCGTTCTACGTCGAGCGCGCCAGCCAGGAGCGCGAGCGCGTGCTGCCGGCCGCCGAGGTTGACCCGGCCTCCGTGCCCTACTTCTCCATCATCGTCTTGCCCGGTCTCGAGACGCCGTGA
- a CDS encoding precorrin-8X methylmutase, protein MDYVKDGAEIYRRSFATIRAEADLGGLPDDVAGAVVRMIHACGMTDLPADVRFDPAVVAAGRAALRNGAPIITDAKMVASGVTRSRLPADNEVLCFLDDPRTPGLAADLGTTRSAAAVELWRDRLDGAVVAIGNAPTTLFHLLERLDAGWPKPAAILGLPVGFIGAAESKDELASNPRGVPFLTLLGRRGGSAMTVAAINAVADPKE, encoded by the coding sequence ATGGACTATGTGAAGGACGGGGCGGAGATTTATCGCCGCTCGTTCGCGACGATCAGGGCGGAGGCCGATCTTGGGGGACTGCCCGACGACGTCGCCGGAGCCGTGGTGCGGATGATCCACGCCTGCGGCATGACCGATCTGCCCGCCGACGTCCGGTTCGACCCCGCCGTGGTCGCGGCCGGCCGCGCCGCGCTGCGCAACGGCGCGCCCATCATCACCGACGCCAAGATGGTCGCCTCCGGCGTCACGCGATCCCGCCTGCCGGCCGACAACGAGGTGCTGTGCTTCCTCGACGACCCGCGCACGCCGGGGCTCGCGGCCGACCTCGGAACCACGCGCTCCGCCGCCGCCGTCGAGCTGTGGCGCGATCGGCTGGACGGGGCGGTGGTCGCGATCGGCAACGCGCCGACGACGCTGTTTCACCTGCTTGAGCGGCTCGACGCCGGCTGGCCGAAGCCCGCGGCGATCCTCGGCCTGCCCGTCGGCTTCATTGGGGCGGCCGAATCGAAGGACGAACTGGCGTCGAACCCCCGCGGCGTCCCGTTCCTCACGCTGCTCGGACGGCGCGGCGGCAGCGCGATGACGGTGGCCGCAATCAACGCCGTCGCGGACCCGAAGGAATGA